A genome region from Coffea arabica cultivar ET-39 chromosome 7e, Coffea Arabica ET-39 HiFi, whole genome shotgun sequence includes the following:
- the LOC113722884 gene encoding uncharacterized protein — MATEVEVSREDQLKFPYWSPIRRRFDPESSFFAAGNVERELLAKQVALDLTEEEKLQFRNMEDEESSKLYCPLVGCGAHLRSLDEFEDHYTSRHSAACSVCSRVYPTSRLLSIHVSEVHDSFFQAKVARGFAMYECLVEGCGLKLKSYKGRQQHLVDKHKFPTSFEFFKKAHPSKKQRKKDQHKQAFGTKEAASRAMQMEEDTMDNLVSAVSKLSTSDSPSSISFGRRHNRGLTFVPRAVRQAKEPESSARRS, encoded by the exons ATGGCGACGGAGGTAGAAGTAAGCAGAGAAGATCAACTTAAGTTTCCGTATTGGAGTCCGATTAGACGACGGTTCGACCCGGAATCTTCATTCTTCGCTGCCGGCAACGTCGAAAGAGAGCTCCTTGCCAAACAG GTTGCATTGGATTTGACCGAAGAAGAGAAGCTGCAGTTTCGCAATATGGAAGATGAAGAAAGCAG TAAATTATACTGCCCACTTGTTGGTTGTGGCGCACATTTGAGATCTTTGGATGAGTTTGAAGATCACTATACTTCACGGCACTCTGCAGCTTGTTCGGTCTGCTCAAGGGTTTATCCTACGTCACGCCTGCTAAGCATTCATGTCTCTGAAGTTCATGATTCTTTCTTTCAGGCAAAAGTCGCCCGTGGTTTTGCAATG TATGAATGTCTTGTCGAAGGTTGTGGTCTAAAGCTGAAGAGCTACAAAGGTCGGCAACAACATTTGGTTGATAAGCATAAATTTCCGACTTCGTTTGAGTTCTTCAAGAAGGCCCATCCAtcaaagaaacaaaggaaaaaagacCAGCATAAACAAGCATTCGGAACGAAAGAGGCTGCTTCAAGAGCTATGCAAATGGAGGAAGACACGATGGACAACCTTGTTTCAGCTGTCTCTAAATTGAGCACTTCTGACTCCCCCTCATCCATAAGTTTTGGCCGCCGCCATAATCGTGGATTGACATTTGTTCCTCGGGCTGTTCGGCAGGCGAAGGAACCAGAGTCTTCTGCCAGAAGGAGTTAA
- the LOC113722886 gene encoding protein transport protein Sec61 subunit gamma-1 gives MDALDSVFDPLRDFAKDSVRLVKRCHKPDRKEFSKVAVRTAIGFVVMGFVGFFVKLIFIPINNIIVGSA, from the exons ATGGATGCGTTGGATTCAGTTTTCGATCCGCTGAGGGATTTCGCCAAGGACAGCGTTCGTCTGGTCAAGCGCTGCCACAAGCCCGACCGCAAAG AATTTTCCAAGGTTGCGGTGCGTACAGCGATAGGATTCGTGGTGATGGGATTCGTTGGATTCTTCGTCAAGCTCATCTTCATCCCCATCAATAACATCATCGTCGGATCTGCCTGA
- the LOC113722881 gene encoding peroxidase 55 gives MRLLNRGRQQNMKSIFGVLLVLMVMSIGEAELKENFYSSSCPNVESIVLQAVNAKLAETQTFTPIPATLRLFFHDCFVEGCDASVLIASPNGDAEKDAPDNLSLAGDGFDTVFKAKQAVEAECPGIVSCADILAIAARDVVVLAGCPSFSVELGRRDGLISAASRVAGNLPEPTDDVDQLTARFAAKNLSQLDMIALSGAHTIGFSHCTRFANRLYSFTPSNPIDPSLDPNYAQQLIQECPQNVDPQIAVNLDPTTPTIFDNVYYQNLVGGKGMFTSDQVLFTHPSTKPAVTNFANSPSRFNAAFVAAMRNLGRVGVKTGRQGEIRRDCTTFNS, from the exons atgaGACTTCTGAATCGAGGAAGACAACAAAATATGAAGTCTATTTTTGGAGTCTTGCTTGTCTTGATGGTGATGAGTATTGGAGAGGCGGAATTAAAGGAGAACTTCTACAGTTCCAGTTGCCCAAATGTGGAAAGCATAGTGCTGCAGGCAGTGAATGCCAAGTTGGCTGAGACTCAGACATTTACTCCGATTCCAGCTACTCTTCGTTTGTTTTTTCACGACTGTTTTGTCGAG GGGTGTGACGCCTCTGTTCTCATAGCTTCACCAAATGGAGATGCAGAAAAAGATGCTCCTGATAATCTCTCCCTCGCTGGAGACGGTTTTGACACCGTTTTCAAGGCCAAGCAAGCCGTGGAGGCTGAGTGCCCTGGGATAGTTTCATGTGCTGACATTTTAGCCATTGCTGCGAGAGATGTTGTAGTCCTG GCTGGATGCCCTTCGTTCAGTGTAGAATTGGGACGtcgtgatggattgatttctGCGGCATCCCGAGTTGCGGGAAATCTGCCAGAACCCACTGATGATGTCGACCAACTGACCGCCCGCTTTGCCGCCAAAAATCTTAGCCAGTTGGACATGATTGCACTCTCGGGTGCTCACACCATCGGCTTTTCTCACTGCACTCGTTTTGCAAACCGCCTCTACTCCTTTACCCCTTCCAACCCCATCGACCCTTCCCTCGACCCAAATTATGCCCAGCAGCTGATCCAGGAGTGCCCCCAAAATGTGGATCCCCAAATTGCAGTCAACTTGGATCCCACAACCCCAACCATTTTCGACAATGTTTATTACCAGAACCTCGTAGGAGGAAAGGGCATGTTCACTTCGGACCAAGTGCTCTTTACCCATCCATCAACTAAGCCTGCTGTAACCAATTTTGCCAATAGTCCTTCCCGCTTCAATGCTGCCTTCGTCGCAGCAATGAGAAACCTCGGCAGGGTCGGTGTCAAAACTGGCAGGCAGGGAGAGATTCGGAGGGACTGCACCACCTTCAACTCGTGA